In Pseudomonas lalkuanensis, the following are encoded in one genomic region:
- the xerD gene encoding site-specific tyrosine recombinase XerD, protein MPALDHLLIDRFLDALWLEKGLSEHTRSAYRSDLAHFNGWLDERGMALDKAGRDLILDHLAWRLEQGYKARSTARFLSGLRGFYRFLLRENLILEDPTLQVDLPQLGRPLPKSLSEADVEALLEAPDLEDPIGLRDRAMLEVLYACGLRVTELVSLTLEQVNLRQGVLKVFGKGSKERLVPLGEEAIAWIERYQREARPFLLDGKPSDVLFPSLRGEQMTRQTFWHRIKHQAQVAGISKSLSPHTLRHAFATHLLNHGADLRVVQMLLGHSDLSTTQIYTHIARARLQELHARHHPRG, encoded by the coding sequence ATGCCCGCGCTAGACCATCTCCTGATTGACCGCTTTCTCGACGCCCTCTGGCTGGAAAAGGGCCTGTCCGAACACACCCGCTCGGCCTACCGCAGCGACCTCGCCCATTTCAATGGCTGGCTCGATGAACGGGGCATGGCCCTGGACAAGGCCGGGCGCGACCTTATTCTCGACCACCTTGCCTGGCGTCTGGAGCAGGGCTACAAGGCGCGTTCCACGGCGCGGTTTCTCTCCGGCCTGCGGGGCTTCTACCGCTTCCTGCTGCGGGAAAACCTGATCCTCGAAGATCCCACCCTGCAGGTGGACCTGCCGCAACTCGGCCGCCCCCTGCCCAAGTCGCTCTCCGAGGCGGATGTGGAAGCGCTGCTGGAAGCCCCGGATCTGGAAGACCCCATCGGCCTGCGTGATCGCGCCATGCTCGAAGTCCTCTATGCCTGCGGCCTGCGGGTGACCGAGCTGGTGAGCCTGACCCTGGAGCAGGTCAACCTGCGCCAGGGGGTGCTCAAGGTGTTCGGCAAGGGCAGCAAGGAGCGCCTGGTGCCGCTTGGCGAGGAAGCCATTGCCTGGATCGAGCGCTATCAGCGCGAAGCGCGGCCTTTCCTGCTGGACGGCAAACCCAGCGACGTGCTCTTCCCCAGCCTGCGCGGCGAGCAGATGACCCGCCAGACCTTTTGGCACCGCATCAAGCACCAGGCCCAGGTGGCCGGCATCAGCAAGTCCCTGTCGCCGCACACCCTGCGCCACGCCTTCGCCACGCACCTGCTCAACCACGGCGCGGACCTGCGCGTGGTGCAGATGCTGCTCGGTCATAGCGACTTGTCCACCACCCAGATCTACACCCACATCGCCCGCGCACGCCTGCAGGAACTGCACGCCCGACACCACCCGCGAGGGTGA
- a CDS encoding homoserine dehydrogenase has protein sequence MKPVKVGICGLGTVGGGTFNVLKRNAEEIARRAGRGIEVAQIAARRPNPKCETGATPITADIFDVANNPEIDIVIELIGGYTQARELVLKAIENGKHVVTANKALIAVHGNEIFAKAREKGVMVAFEAAVAGGIPVIKAIREGLAANRINWLAGIINGTGNFILTEMREKGRAFEDVLKEAQALGYAEADPTFDVEGIDAAHKLTILASIAFGIPLQFDKAYTEGISKLTSADVNYAEALGYRIKHLGVARRTDSGFELRVHPTLIPADRLIANVNGVMNAVMVNGDAAGSTLYYGAGAGMEATASAVVADVVDVVRALTTDPENHVPHLAFQPDSLSDHPILPIEACESAYYLRIQAKDHPGVLAQVATILSERGINIESIMQKEVEEQDGLVPMILVTHRVVEARVNDAIAALEALEDVVGSVVRIRVEQLN, from the coding sequence GTGAAGCCGGTAAAAGTAGGCATCTGTGGCCTTGGGACCGTCGGTGGCGGCACCTTCAACGTACTCAAACGCAACGCCGAGGAGATTGCCCGCCGTGCCGGGCGTGGAATCGAAGTTGCCCAGATTGCCGCTCGTCGTCCCAACCCGAAGTGTGAAACCGGCGCTACCCCCATCACCGCCGACATCTTCGACGTGGCCAACAACCCGGAAATCGACATCGTCATCGAGCTGATCGGTGGCTACACCCAGGCCCGCGAACTGGTCCTGAAGGCCATCGAGAACGGCAAGCACGTGGTCACCGCCAACAAGGCGCTGATCGCCGTGCATGGCAACGAAATCTTCGCCAAGGCTCGCGAGAAGGGCGTCATGGTTGCCTTCGAAGCCGCCGTCGCCGGAGGCATCCCGGTGATCAAGGCGATCCGCGAAGGCCTTGCCGCCAACCGCATCAACTGGCTGGCCGGCATCATCAACGGCACCGGCAACTTCATCCTCACCGAAATGCGTGAGAAGGGCCGTGCCTTCGAGGACGTGCTGAAGGAAGCCCAGGCACTGGGCTACGCCGAAGCCGACCCGACCTTCGACGTCGAAGGCATCGACGCCGCCCACAAGCTGACCATCCTCGCGTCCATCGCCTTCGGCATCCCGCTGCAGTTCGACAAGGCCTACACCGAGGGCATCTCGAAGCTCACCAGCGCCGACGTCAACTACGCCGAAGCCCTGGGCTACCGCATCAAGCACCTGGGCGTGGCGCGCCGCACCGACAGCGGCTTCGAACTGCGCGTTCACCCGACCCTGATCCCGGCCGACCGCCTGATCGCAAACGTCAATGGCGTGATGAACGCGGTGATGGTCAACGGCGACGCCGCCGGCAGCACCCTCTACTACGGCGCTGGCGCCGGCATGGAGGCCACCGCCTCTGCCGTGGTTGCCGATGTGGTAGACGTGGTCCGCGCGCTGACCACCGACCCGGAAAACCATGTGCCGCACCTGGCCTTCCAGCCGGATTCCCTGTCCGACCACCCGATCCTGCCGATCGAAGCCTGCGAAAGCGCCTACTACCTGCGCATCCAGGCCAAGGATCACCCGGGCGTGCTGGCGCAGGTCGCGACCATCCTGTCGGAACGCGGCATCAACATCGAATCCATCATGCAGAAAGAAGTCGAAGAGCAGGACGGCCTGGTGCCGATGATCCTGGTTACCCACCGGGTCGTCGAGGCGCGCGTCAACGACGCCATCGCCGCGCTGGAAGCTCTGGAAGACGTGGTAGGCAGCGTAGTGCGCATCCGCGTCGAGCAACTGAACTAA
- a CDS encoding disulfide isomerase DsbC N-terminal domain-containing protein, whose protein sequence is MRVTRLIAGLALGLASTISLADDPDQAIRKTLDALQLGLPIESIGESPMTGIYQVQLKGGRMLYTSADGQYLMQGYLYHVQNGKPVNLTEQAESRSIAKEINAIPASEMVVFSPKEPAKAHITVFTDTDCGYCQKLHSEVPELNRRGIEVRYVAFPRQGIGSHGYNSLVSVWCSKDRQVAMNKAKSREELPAATCDNPVAKQFELGQLIGVNGTPAIVLGNGQMIPGYQPAPQLAKLALEAK, encoded by the coding sequence ATGCGCGTGACTCGTCTTATCGCCGGCCTGGCCCTCGGCCTCGCCAGCACCATCAGCCTCGCCGACGACCCGGACCAGGCCATCCGCAAGACCCTCGACGCCCTGCAACTCGGCCTGCCCATCGAGTCCATCGGCGAAAGCCCGATGACCGGCATCTACCAGGTCCAGCTCAAGGGCGGCCGCATGCTCTACACCAGCGCCGACGGCCAGTACCTGATGCAGGGCTACCTCTACCACGTGCAGAACGGCAAGCCGGTGAACCTCACCGAGCAGGCCGAGAGCCGCTCCATCGCCAAGGAAATCAACGCCATCCCTGCCAGCGAGATGGTGGTGTTCTCGCCCAAGGAGCCGGCCAAGGCCCATATCACCGTGTTCACCGACACCGACTGCGGCTACTGCCAGAAGCTGCATAGCGAAGTGCCGGAACTGAACCGTCGTGGCATCGAAGTGCGTTATGTCGCCTTCCCGCGCCAGGGTATCGGCAGCCATGGCTACAACAGTCTGGTCAGCGTCTGGTGCAGCAAGGACCGTCAGGTCGCGATGAACAAGGCCAAGTCCCGCGAAGAACTGCCGGCGGCGACCTGTGATAACCCGGTTGCCAAGCAGTTCGAGCTGGGCCAGCTGATCGGCGTCAACGGCACTCCGGCCATCGTGCTGGGCAATGGCCAGATGATTCCGGGCTACCAGCCGGCCCCGCAGCTGGCGAAACTTGCCCTGGAGGCCAAGTAA